A segment of the Thermoanaerobaculum aquaticum genome:
AGCAAAACCCCCGAGGTGTCCTTGTCCAAGCGGTGTACGATGCCCGGCCGCTCCACCCCGCCAATGCCGGACAAATCCCGGCAGTAGGCCAAAAGCGCGTTGACCAGGGTGCCGTCGGGGTTGCCGGCAGCCGGGTGAACCACCATCCCCGGCCGCTTGTTGATGACCAAGAGGTCCTGGTCCTCGTAAACCACCTCCAGAGGGATGGCCTGCGCCTCCACGGTGGCCGGTTTCACCGGTGGAGGATTGACGGTGATGACGTCCCCGGCCTTGAGGAACTGGGCCGGCTTGGTGGGGGCGCCGTTGCGCAGCACAAACCCCTCTTCCACCCAGCGGGCCGCCTGCGAGCGCGACCAGCCATGGCCGCTGCCCGCCAAGAAGCGGTCCAGCCGCAAGCCGTCCGCTTCTTCCGGCACCACCAGCACCACTTCCTGGCTTTCCATGGCTTAAGTCCGCGCGCGACGGAAGCCCCGAATCGTCAGCAACACACCCACCGGCACCATAAGCAAAGCAATGGCCTGGCTGGTGGACAAAAGCCCACCAAGCACAAAGCCGCGGTCGGCATCGCCGCGGAAAAACTCAATGACAAACCGCGCCACCCCGTAGTTCACCAGGTAAAAGCCCAAAACCTGCCCACCCAGCCCACCCTGCACGCTCTTGCGGAAGAGCCAGGCCAAAAAAGCGTAGTTGGCCAAATTGAAAGCCGCTTCGTAAAGCTGCGTGGGGTGCAGAGGAACACCCAGAGGGGTGCCGGAAATAGCGGCCGCTTTGGGGTCGGAAAACACCACCGCCCAGGGGGCGTGGCAGGAGGCCCCGTAGCAGCACCCCGCAAAAAAGCAACCCAGCCGGCCAAAAAAGTGCCCCAGGGCCACCGAGGGAGCGAGGCTATCGGCCAGAGGCCAAAAGGGCAGCCGCCACCGGCGCACCAGCACCACTGCCAAAAGCAAAGCCCCCAGAAGGCCCCCGTAAAACACACCCCCCGCCCGCAGCAAGCTCAGGAGGCCCTGGAAGCTGGCCAAATAGCTGGGGTCGGTCACCACCAGCAACACCTTGCCCCCCAAAAGCCCCCCCAGCACCACCCAAACCCCGAAGTCCACCACCTTTTCCGGGGGCAGGCCGGCCTTTTGGGCCCGCAGCCTGGCGGTCCAAAGCCCCAAAACCAAGCCCACGGCCAAAAGCACACCGTAGGTGGGCAGCTCAATAAAGCCCAAATCAATGAGGATGGGATGCATGGTCAGCCACCTTGGCGAAGAAAAGCTCAAACGCCAGAAGCCACAACGCCCCTAAAGTAATGCTGGCATCGGCTACGTTAAAGGCCGGCCAGTGGTAGCTGCGACCGCCCCAGGAGAGGTAAAAGTCCAAAAAGTCCACCACCTCCCCCCGCACCAGGCGATCCAGCAAGTTGCCGAGAGCGCCCCCCAGGATCAAGCCGAGCCCCACCCGGGGGGCCAAGCGCTCCCGATGGTGCACTAGCTGCCAGGCCACAAAAACCACCAGCACCACCACCAGCAGCAAAAGCACCACCTGCGAAAAAGGTCCGGCCTGGGCAAAGAGCCCAAAAGCCACACCGCGGTTACGGGTGTGCACCAGGTCAAAAAACCCCGGGATGACCGTTTTTTGGCTGCCGTAAGGGAGGCTTGCCACCAGCCACAGCTTGGTGAGCTGATCCAGCACCACCACCAGCACCGGAAGCCCAAAGGTGCGGAAAAAAGCCCTCACGCTTGCGCTCCCCAGTTCCGCACCACCGAAAGGCAGCGGGGGCAAAGCTCCGGGTGCTCCGGGTCACCGGCAGGGGGCAAAACCCGCCAGCAGCGGGGGCAGGCCACCCCCGGCGCCCGGCCCACAGCAAAATTAAGTCCAGGGTAGGCGGAAGAAGCGGTTTTCCCCTCGCCGGCCAGCACCTGGGCCACGATGAAGAGCTCCGCCAGGTCAACGCCAGCCCGGGCCAGATCGGCGTCCAGGGCCTCGCGGTTGCCGGAAAGCCAAACCGCGGCCTCCCCGGTTTTGCCGGCCACCCCTTCCCGCCGCAGCACCTCCAGCTCCCGGTACACCTCCTCCCGGAACGCCAAGAGCCGCTCCAGGGCTTGCTCCTGCTCGGGGTCTTCCGGGAGGCCCTCGAGCTTTTCGAACTCCTCCAGGTGTACCGAGGGGAGCTTTTCCCCCGGAAGGTACTCGTACGCCTCGTCGGCGGTAAACGGCAAAACCGGAGCAATAAAGGTCAAAAGCATGCG
Coding sequences within it:
- the lgt gene encoding prolipoprotein diacylglyceryl transferase — protein: MHPILIDLGFIELPTYGVLLAVGLVLGLWTARLRAQKAGLPPEKVVDFGVWVVLGGLLGGKVLLVVTDPSYLASFQGLLSLLRAGGVFYGGLLGALLLAVVLVRRWRLPFWPLADSLAPSVALGHFFGRLGCFFAGCCYGASCHAPWAVVFSDPKAAAISGTPLGVPLHPTQLYEAAFNLANYAFLAWLFRKSVQGGLGGQVLGFYLVNYGVARFVIEFFRGDADRGFVLGGLLSTSQAIALLMVPVGVLLTIRGFRRART
- the lspA gene encoding signal peptidase II, which encodes MRAFFRTFGLPVLVVVLDQLTKLWLVASLPYGSQKTVIPGFFDLVHTRNRGVAFGLFAQAGPFSQVVLLLLVVVLVVFVAWQLVHHRERLAPRVGLGLILGGALGNLLDRLVRGEVVDFLDFYLSWGGRSYHWPAFNVADASITLGALWLLAFELFFAKVADHASHPH